In one Rutidosis leptorrhynchoides isolate AG116_Rl617_1_P2 chromosome 8, CSIRO_AGI_Rlap_v1, whole genome shotgun sequence genomic region, the following are encoded:
- the LOC139864201 gene encoding GDSL esterase/lipase At1g28580-like, translated as MIVITVLVNSCFYVNGTSCFPSIISFGDSLADTGNMKQLALIFDLQLPALSWPNGEDFYDHSTGRSSNGRLIIDFLAESLGLPLVPPFLHDKDIDNAVAFRQGVNFAVGGASALDPSVLLEAKGLVNPTTNVSLRVQLEWFKQSLPSICGNASDCRNFIGSSLFLVGEIGQTDYNMLYFDGNSVNEVVPFVPLIVDSIVSTINELIEMGAQTLVVPGILPLGCLGTYLTTCGSEMQKYDPATGCLIALNEFAEYQNELLQTKLIQIRELHPNVNIIYADYYGASMQIIRSPDKFGFTNGALKACCGGGGLYNVNMSANCGAESASACDQPDTYVSWDGVHFTEAAYKLVARNLFEGAFTTPQFNSLCHTSILLSSM; from the exons ATGATTGTGATCACGGTGTTAGTTAACAGTTGTTTTTATGTTAATGGAACATCATGTTTTCCGTCCATCATCAGTTTCGGTGACTCGCTTGCAGACACTGGTAACATGAAACAATTGGCTTTAATATTTGATCTACAACTACCAGCTCTTTCATGGCCTAATggagaagacttttatgatcactCAACTGGCCGGAGCTCTAATGGACGTCTCATCATCGATTTTTTAG CGGAGAGTCTTGGATTGCCATTAGTACCACCATTTTTACACGACAAGGACATCGACAACGCAGTTGCATTTCGACAAGGTGTAAATTTTGCGGTGGGAGGTGCATCAGCATTGGATCCATCTGTTCTTCTTGAAGCAAAAGGGCTTGTAAATCCAACGACAAATGTATCTTTACGAGTTCAATTGGAATGGTTTAAACAATCGTTGCCTTCTATTTGTGGCAATGCATCAG ATTGTCGAAATTTTATTGGAAGTTCATTGTTCCTAGTGGGAGAGATAGGACAAACCGATTACAACATGTTGTACTTCGATGGAAATTCAGTCAATGAGGTTGTCCCGTTTGTTCCTCTTATTGTTGATTCAATCGTCTCAACAATCAAT GAGCTAATTGAGATGGGTGCTCAGACACTAGTAGTTCCAGGAATCTTACCACTTGGATGTTTAGGGACGTATTTAACAACATGTGGTTCTGAGATGCAAAAGTATGATCCCGCAACTGGTTGTCTCATCGCGCTAAATGAATTTGCTGAATATCAAAACGAACTACTGCAAACAAAACTAATTCAGATTCGAGAGCTTCATCCCAATGTCAACATCATTTACGCCGACTACTACGGTGCTTCCATGCAAATCATTCGTTCACCAGATAAATTTG GATTCACAAATGGGGCTCTGAAGGCTTGTTGTGGAGGTGGAGGTCTGTATAACGTCAACATGTCAGCAAATTGTGGAGCAGAATCAGCAAGTGCGTGCGATCAACCAGATACATACGTTAGTTGGGATGGTGTACACTTTACAGAAGCGGCATATAAATTAGTTGCTAGAAATTTATTTGAAGGGGCATTTACTACACCTCAGTTTAATTCTCTGTGTCATACATCAATTCTATTGAGTTCTATGTAA